In the Oncorhynchus nerka isolate Pitt River linkage group LG2, Oner_Uvic_2.0, whole genome shotgun sequence genome, one interval contains:
- the edem1 gene encoding ER degradation-enhancing alpha-mannosidase-like protein 1 isoform X2 yields MQWRSIVVALVVLRLTVSCLLWLAFGLGPSWGFNFPLNFNFNLHKIELFKQDDGESAKANSWSQRIHGHGDAQCRTSCASKEDSPKKSYLSLFEGDRDEYDRRYSSFPDTLKIKMKGMAKDMFYFGYDNYMKYAFPEDELNPIDCQGRGPDVLNPSNININDVLGNYSLTLIDTLDTLLVLGNVSEFHRAVKLVIDTVSFDKDSTVQVFEANIRILGSLISAHILLTDPKHPFGNAGLVDYDNELLHLAHDLAVRLLPAFENTSTGIPYPRVNLKSGVPPDSINETCTAGAGSLLVEFGILSRLIGDSTFEWVARRAVRALWKLRSNETGLLGNVVNIQTGQWVSKQSGLGAGMDSFYEYLLKSYILFGEKEDYRMFQASYESIQNHLRRGRESCNEGEGDPPLYVNVNMFNGQIMNTWIDSLQAFFPGLLVLNGDVEEAICLHAFYYAIWKRFGALPERYNWQLQAPDVLFYPLRPELVESTYLLYQATKNPFYLHVGMDILESLEKNAKVRCGYATLHHVVDKSKEDRMESFFLSETCKYLYLLFDDDNPLHKSENKYIFTTEGHVVPIDKRFREKQWNDLSPCEKCDRIPEERRYSLPLKSVYMRQIDHMVGLF; encoded by the exons ATGCAATGGAGGTCAATAGTGGTTGCTCTCGTCGTGCTCAGACTCACTGTCAGTTGTCTGCTATGGCTAGCGTTTGGACTGGGACCTAGCTGGGGGTTCAACTTCCCCCTtaatttcaatttcaatttgCACAAAATAGAACTTTTTAAGCAAGACGATGGGGAATCCGCAAAGGCCAATTCCTGGTCACAACGAATACACGGTCATGGAGACGCACAATGCAGGACCTCTTGTGCCAGTAAAGAGGACTCACCTAAGAAGTCTTACCTTAGCCTCTTTGAGGGGGACAGGGACGAGTATGACAGGAGATATAGCTCCTTCCCGGACACACTCAAGATAAAGATGAAAGGCATGGCCAAAGACATGTTCTACTTTGGATATGACAACTACATGAAATATGCCTTTCCTGAGGATGAGCTGAATCCCATAGACTGTCAAGGGAGAGGGCCTGACGTTCTCAACCC GTcaaacatcaacatcaatgatGTTTTGGGAAACTATTCCCTGACACTCATTGACACCCTTGACACCTTACTG GTACTGGGGAATGTGTCGGAGTTTCACAGAGCTGTGAAGTTGGTGATAGACACTGTCTCTTTCGACAAGGACTCCACTGTGCAGGTGTTTGAGGCTAACATCAG GATCCTGGGTAGCTTGATCTCTGCTCACATCCTCCTGACTGACCCCAAGCATCCCTTCGGCAACGCGGGCCTGGTGGACTATGACAATGAGCTACTGCACCTGGCCCACGACCTGGCAGTACGCCTGCTGCCAGCCTTCGAGAACACCAGCACAGGCATTCCCTACCCCAgg GTGAACCTGAAGAGTGGTGTCCCTCCAGACAGCATCAATGAGACTTGCACAGCAGGGGCTGGCTCCCTGCTGGTGGAGTTCGGCATTCTCAGCCGTCTGATTGGCGACTCCACGTTCGAGTGGGTGGCCAGACGGGCTGTCCGAGCCTTGTGGAAACTGAGGAGCAATGAGACGGGCTTGCTAG GGAACGTGGTGAACATCCAAACGGGACAGTGGGTTAGCAAGCAGAGTGGCCTGGGAGCAGGGATGGACTCGTTCTACGAGTACCTGCTCAAGTCTTACATCCTgtttggagagaaagaggactaCCGGATGTTCCAAGCTTCTTATGAGAGCATCCAGAACCACCTGAGAAGAGG GAGGGAGTCATGTAACGAAGGAGAAGGGGACCCTCCTCTCTACGTCAATGTGAACATGTTCAACGGCCAGATCATGAACACCTGGATCGACTCCCTGCAGGCCTTCTTCCCTGGCCTCCTG GTGTTGAATGGTGATGTGGAGGAGGCCATTTGCCTGCATGCATTCTACTACGCCATCTGGAAGCGCTTCGGGGCCCTACCGGAGAGGTACAACTGGCAGCTACAGGCGCCTGACGTGCTCTTCTACCCCCTGAGGCCAGAACTGGTGGAGTCCACCTATCTCCTGTACCAG GCAACCAAGAATCCTTTCTATTTACACGTTGGAATGGATATCCTAGAGAGCCTAGAAAAAAATGCCAAAGTCAG GTGTGGGTATGCCACTCTCCACCACGTGGTGGACAAGTCCAAAGAGGATCGCATGGAGAGCTTCTTCCTCAGCGAGACCTGCAAATACCTTTACCTG CTGTTTGACGATGACAACCCCTTGCACAAATCCGAGAACAAGTACATCTTCACCACGGAGGGCCATGTAGTGCCTATCGACAAGCGTTTTCGGGAGAAGCAGTGGAACGACCTGTCCCCCTGTGAGAAG tgTGACCGGATCCCCGAGGAGCGGAGGTATTCTCTGCCTCTGAAGAGTGTGTACATGAGACAGATCGATCACATGGTGGGACTGTTTTGA
- the edem1 gene encoding ER degradation-enhancing alpha-mannosidase-like protein 1 isoform X1 → MQWRSIVVALVVLRLTVSCLLWLAFGLGPSWGFNFPLNFNFNLHKIELFKQDDGESAKANSWSQRIHGHGDAQCRTSCASKEDSPKKSYLSLFEGDRDEYDRRYSSFPDTLKIKMKGMAKDMFYFGYDNYMKYAFPEDELNPIDCQGRGPDVLNPSNININDVLGNYSLTLIDTLDTLLVLGNVSEFHRAVKLVIDTVSFDKDSTVQVFEANIRILGSLISAHILLTDPKHPFGNAGLVDYDNELLHLAHDLAVRLLPAFENTSTGIPYPRVNLKSGVPPDSINETCTAGAGSLLVEFGILSRLIGDSTFEWVARRAVRALWKLRSNETGLLGNVVNIQTGQWVSKQSGLGAGMDSFYEYLLKSYILFGEKEDYRMFQASYESIQNHLRRGRESCNEGEGDPPLYVNVNMFNGQIMNTWIDSLQAFFPGLLVLNGDVEEAICLHAFYYAIWKRFGALPERYNWQLQAPDVLFYPLRPELVESTYLLYQATKNPFYLHVGMDILESLEKNAKVRCGYATLHHVVDKSKEDRMESFFLSETCKYLYLLFDDDNPLHKSENKYIFTTEGHVVPIDKRFREKQWNDLSPCEKVVPDQETSNGPFSNNSNCDRIPEERRYSLPLKSVYMRQIDHMVGLF, encoded by the exons ATGCAATGGAGGTCAATAGTGGTTGCTCTCGTCGTGCTCAGACTCACTGTCAGTTGTCTGCTATGGCTAGCGTTTGGACTGGGACCTAGCTGGGGGTTCAACTTCCCCCTtaatttcaatttcaatttgCACAAAATAGAACTTTTTAAGCAAGACGATGGGGAATCCGCAAAGGCCAATTCCTGGTCACAACGAATACACGGTCATGGAGACGCACAATGCAGGACCTCTTGTGCCAGTAAAGAGGACTCACCTAAGAAGTCTTACCTTAGCCTCTTTGAGGGGGACAGGGACGAGTATGACAGGAGATATAGCTCCTTCCCGGACACACTCAAGATAAAGATGAAAGGCATGGCCAAAGACATGTTCTACTTTGGATATGACAACTACATGAAATATGCCTTTCCTGAGGATGAGCTGAATCCCATAGACTGTCAAGGGAGAGGGCCTGACGTTCTCAACCC GTcaaacatcaacatcaatgatGTTTTGGGAAACTATTCCCTGACACTCATTGACACCCTTGACACCTTACTG GTACTGGGGAATGTGTCGGAGTTTCACAGAGCTGTGAAGTTGGTGATAGACACTGTCTCTTTCGACAAGGACTCCACTGTGCAGGTGTTTGAGGCTAACATCAG GATCCTGGGTAGCTTGATCTCTGCTCACATCCTCCTGACTGACCCCAAGCATCCCTTCGGCAACGCGGGCCTGGTGGACTATGACAATGAGCTACTGCACCTGGCCCACGACCTGGCAGTACGCCTGCTGCCAGCCTTCGAGAACACCAGCACAGGCATTCCCTACCCCAgg GTGAACCTGAAGAGTGGTGTCCCTCCAGACAGCATCAATGAGACTTGCACAGCAGGGGCTGGCTCCCTGCTGGTGGAGTTCGGCATTCTCAGCCGTCTGATTGGCGACTCCACGTTCGAGTGGGTGGCCAGACGGGCTGTCCGAGCCTTGTGGAAACTGAGGAGCAATGAGACGGGCTTGCTAG GGAACGTGGTGAACATCCAAACGGGACAGTGGGTTAGCAAGCAGAGTGGCCTGGGAGCAGGGATGGACTCGTTCTACGAGTACCTGCTCAAGTCTTACATCCTgtttggagagaaagaggactaCCGGATGTTCCAAGCTTCTTATGAGAGCATCCAGAACCACCTGAGAAGAGG GAGGGAGTCATGTAACGAAGGAGAAGGGGACCCTCCTCTCTACGTCAATGTGAACATGTTCAACGGCCAGATCATGAACACCTGGATCGACTCCCTGCAGGCCTTCTTCCCTGGCCTCCTG GTGTTGAATGGTGATGTGGAGGAGGCCATTTGCCTGCATGCATTCTACTACGCCATCTGGAAGCGCTTCGGGGCCCTACCGGAGAGGTACAACTGGCAGCTACAGGCGCCTGACGTGCTCTTCTACCCCCTGAGGCCAGAACTGGTGGAGTCCACCTATCTCCTGTACCAG GCAACCAAGAATCCTTTCTATTTACACGTTGGAATGGATATCCTAGAGAGCCTAGAAAAAAATGCCAAAGTCAG GTGTGGGTATGCCACTCTCCACCACGTGGTGGACAAGTCCAAAGAGGATCGCATGGAGAGCTTCTTCCTCAGCGAGACCTGCAAATACCTTTACCTG CTGTTTGACGATGACAACCCCTTGCACAAATCCGAGAACAAGTACATCTTCACCACGGAGGGCCATGTAGTGCCTATCGACAAGCGTTTTCGGGAGAAGCAGTGGAACGACCTGTCCCCCTGTGAGAAGGTGGTACCAGATCAGGAAACTTCCAATGGGCCTTTCTCTAACAATAGCAAC tgTGACCGGATCCCCGAGGAGCGGAGGTATTCTCTGCCTCTGAAGAGTGTGTACATGAGACAGATCGATCACATGGTGGGACTGTTTTGA